One region of Roseicitreum antarcticum genomic DNA includes:
- a CDS encoding APC family permease: MAEVYKTNSITLPGAVAMGTGVMIGAGIFALTGQIAELAGPLFPLSFVAGAIVTAFSAYTYIKMSNAFPSAGGIGMILKKAYGPTTVAAGAALLMALSMVIAESLVARTFGTYTIRAFGGDPDSFLVPIIGVALIVVAYLVNVSGSRSVGLLSIIMAVIKVGGIALFGVAALWASGITFAATSGDAGATGFVASVALSILAFKGFTTITNSGAEVTEPHRNVGRAIVLSIAICVIVYLLVAFAVGSSLPIDRIVAAKDYALAEAARPALGQTGFYLTVALALVATASGLIASVFAVTRMLAMLTEMKMIPHSHFGMPGGIKDHTLVYTVVIAGFLTVFFDLSRIASLGVFFYLVMDIIIHAGVYRNLREEIDARGWVMLTAIVLDAVVLTAFAALKWQSDPLIVILGVIGMALVFAFVGVFLSRHPVSAGDHDPH; this comes from the coding sequence ATGGCGGAGGTTTACAAGACAAACAGCATCACCCTGCCGGGCGCGGTGGCCATGGGCACCGGCGTGATGATCGGGGCAGGCATTTTCGCACTGACCGGGCAGATTGCCGAGCTTGCCGGACCCCTGTTTCCACTGTCGTTCGTCGCCGGGGCAATCGTGACCGCGTTCAGCGCTTACACCTACATCAAGATGTCGAACGCCTTTCCATCCGCGGGCGGCATCGGGATGATCCTGAAGAAAGCCTACGGTCCGACGACGGTCGCGGCGGGGGCAGCGCTCCTGATGGCGCTGTCGATGGTCATCGCCGAAAGCCTCGTCGCGCGGACTTTCGGCACCTACACGATCCGGGCGTTTGGCGGCGATCCGGACAGTTTCCTCGTCCCGATCATCGGCGTTGCGCTGATCGTCGTTGCCTATCTGGTGAACGTCTCCGGCAGCCGCTCGGTCGGACTTTTGTCCATCATCATGGCCGTGATCAAGGTCGGCGGCATTGCGCTGTTTGGTGTGGCGGCCCTCTGGGCCAGCGGGATCACCTTTGCGGCAACCAGCGGGGATGCAGGTGCCACCGGCTTTGTGGCCTCCGTCGCGCTGTCGATTCTGGCGTTCAAGGGCTTCACGACCATCACCAACAGCGGGGCCGAGGTTACCGAGCCGCACCGCAACGTGGGCCGGGCCATCGTGCTGTCCATCGCGATCTGTGTGATTGTATATCTGCTGGTCGCCTTCGCCGTCGGCTCCAGTCTGCCAATTGACCGCATCGTGGCGGCCAAGGATTACGCGCTGGCCGAAGCCGCCCGGCCCGCGCTCGGGCAGACCGGCTTCTATCTGACCGTAGCACTGGCACTTGTGGCCACAGCCTCGGGCCTGATCGCCAGCGTCTTCGCCGTCACGCGAATGCTGGCAATGCTGACCGAGATGAAAATGATCCCGCACAGCCATTTCGGGATGCCGGGAGGGATCAAGGACCACACGCTGGTCTACACCGTCGTCATTGCCGGCTTCCTGACGGTTTTCTTCGACCTCAGCCGCATCGCCTCGCTCGGCGTATTCTTTTACCTCGTGATGGACATCATTATTCACGCGGGCGTCTACCGAAACCTCCGCGAGGAAATCGACGCGCGGGGGTGGGTCATGTTGACGGCAATTGTGCTCGACGCCGTGGTTCTGACCGCCTTCGCGGCGCTGAAATGGCAGTCCGATCCGCTGATCGTCATCCTCGGCGTCATAGGAATGGCGCTGGTGTTCGCGTTCGTCGGCGTCTTTCTCTCACGTCACCCTGTAAGCGCGGGCGATCACGACCCCCATTGA
- a CDS encoding TVP38/TMEM64 family protein produces MRLRTGILVAIAVLGPAGLGLWWFAPSVLVDAQRLLDRETLEAMVARAGLWGPLLIIGLMTVAVVASPIPSAPIALAAGAAYGHVWGTVQVVIGAELGALIAFGLARVLGHDVLRRVFGTSVDAGLLESQNALTWTVFASRLMPFVSFDIISYAAGLSRLHAWRFALATLAGIIPASFVLAHFGGEAVSGDPGRTTWAVLGLGLITGLPLLWIATKRQAGKDT; encoded by the coding sequence ATGCGCCTGCGCACTGGCATCCTCGTGGCGATTGCAGTCCTCGGGCCTGCCGGGCTCGGGCTGTGGTGGTTCGCGCCGTCGGTACTGGTTGATGCCCAGAGGCTTCTGGACCGCGAAACGCTTGAAGCAATGGTAGCGCGCGCGGGGCTTTGGGGCCCGCTGTTGATCATCGGCCTCATGACCGTCGCGGTGGTGGCCAGTCCCATCCCAAGCGCACCGATCGCCTTGGCCGCAGGTGCGGCCTACGGGCATGTCTGGGGCACCGTGCAGGTGGTGATCGGGGCCGAGCTTGGGGCGCTGATTGCGTTTGGCCTGGCACGGGTTCTGGGGCATGATGTCTTGCGGCGGGTTTTCGGCACTTCGGTCGATGCCGGGCTGCTCGAGTCGCAGAACGCGCTGACCTGGACGGTCTTTGCCAGCCGCCTGATGCCCTTCGTGTCCTTCGATATCATCAGCTACGCGGCGGGGCTCAGCCGCCTGCACGCTTGGCGTTTCGCACTTGCGACGCTGGCGGGCATCATTCCGGCGAGTTTCGTCCTCGCGCATTTCGGCGGCGAGGCGGTCAGCGGAGACCCTGGTCGGACCACATGGGCGGTGCTGGGGCTCGGCCTTATCACAGGATTGCCACTGCTCTGGATCGCGACCAAGCGACAAGCCGGGAAGGACACCTGA
- a CDS encoding DUF302 domain-containing protein yields MDYTINRLIESADFDAVDARTRAALSDKGFGILTEIDVKATMKKKLDVEMPAYRILGACNPKMAHEAIGIEPRVGAMLPCNVILREVTGGVEVSAIDPVASMQAIDNAELHAVAGQVRDLLKKAVEAI; encoded by the coding sequence ATGGACTATACGATCAACCGCCTGATAGAGAGCGCTGATTTTGACGCCGTCGATGCGCGCACCCGCGCTGCATTGAGCGACAAGGGTTTCGGTATCCTGACCGAGATCGACGTCAAGGCGACGATGAAAAAGAAACTGGATGTCGAGATGCCTGCTTACCGCATTCTTGGTGCCTGCAATCCAAAAATGGCCCATGAGGCGATCGGGATAGAGCCGCGCGTGGGCGCGATGCTGCCTTGCAATGTGATCTTGCGCGAGGTGACGGGCGGCGTCGAGGTTAGTGCCATCGATCCGGTGGCCTCGATGCAGGCGATCGATAACGCCGAACTGCATGCCGTCGCGGGTCAGGTGCGCGATCTCTTGAAGAAGGCGGTCGAGGCGATCTGA
- a CDS encoding DUF305 domain-containing protein produces MNYGRFFAMIATSTVVMFGLMYLNTYALDHIFFSQTRMWMAIYMGAVMAIIMLAFMLGMYSNKTVNLAIFAGSVVTFALSLWLVRSQETVEDLAWMRAMIPHHSIAILTSERADISDPRVRALADAIIEAQLSEIAEMKRYITDIEANGEAPAGTPRAEVE; encoded by the coding sequence ATGAATTATGGACGCTTCTTCGCGATGATCGCGACGTCAACGGTCGTGATGTTCGGATTGATGTATCTCAACACTTACGCGCTTGACCACATCTTTTTCTCGCAGACGCGCATGTGGATGGCCATCTATATGGGTGCAGTGATGGCGATCATCATGCTTGCTTTCATGCTGGGCATGTATTCCAACAAAACGGTCAATCTCGCGATCTTCGCGGGTTCCGTTGTGACATTCGCTCTGTCGCTCTGGCTTGTCCGAAGCCAAGAGACGGTCGAGGACCTCGCTTGGATGCGGGCGATGATCCCGCACCATTCCATCGCCATCCTGACCAGCGAGCGGGCCGATATTTCGGACCCAAGGGTCCGGGCACTGGCAGACGCCATCATCGAGGCGCAGCTTAGCGAAATCGCTGAAATGAAGAGATATATCACCGACATCGAGGCAAACGGTGAGGCACCTGCGGGCACGCCCCGCGCCGAGGTTGAATGA
- a CDS encoding sensor histidine kinase: MVEETQAMVEATLEFARGVAKTEPTETIGLASMLGDLVNDVRGGRASLAPIEPLFATVRPHALNRALRNLIDNAVRYGGSAKVILKQERGMAIISIADKGPGLPDDQLAAVFEPFVQFESSRSRDTGGVGLGLAIARTIIQAHGGSVVLRNLPEDGLEAVVHLPLGDA, from the coding sequence TTGGTCGAGGAGACGCAGGCGATGGTCGAGGCCACGCTGGAGTTCGCGCGCGGTGTCGCCAAGACTGAACCCACCGAAACGATCGGCCTCGCCTCGATGTTAGGCGACTTGGTGAATGATGTGAGGGGTGGCCGCGCGAGCCTCGCGCCCATCGAGCCGCTGTTCGCGACCGTCCGCCCGCACGCCCTGAATCGCGCTCTGCGCAATCTGATCGACAACGCGGTCCGCTATGGCGGCAGCGCCAAAGTGATCCTGAAGCAAGAGCGGGGGATGGCAATCATCTCCATCGCTGACAAGGGTCCGGGATTGCCCGATGATCAGCTTGCGGCCGTCTTTGAACCCTTCGTGCAGTTTGAAAGTTCGCGTAGCCGCGACACCGGGGGCGTTGGTCTCGGCCTCGCGATTGCCCGTACCATCATCCAGGCACACGGTGGTTCCGTAGTGCTTCGCAACTTGCCAGAGGACGGACTGGAAGCCGTTGTGCACTTGCCGCTCGGAGATGCGTAA
- a CDS encoding MFS transporter, producing the protein MLSVLANPTYRHLFAAQVIALIGTGLATVALGLLAWQIAGKNAGLVLGTALAIKMVAYVMLAPIASAVADRLPRRTMLVALDLIRATVAVALPFVTEVWQVYVLIFLLQAASAGFTPTFQATIPDVLPEEADYTRALSLSRLAYDLENLLSPLLAAALLTVVSFPVLFGGTVVGFLASATLVLTVTLPSPRPAAQRSVWVRTTRGIRNYLATPRLRGLLALNLCVAAAGAMVIVNTVVIVQAGLGLAETQVALALAAFGAGSMTAALVLPRLLDRMPDRPPMIAGAAILAAGMLFGPLVGSLPALGALWLILGFGYSLTQTPTGRLLRRSAQPEDRPAIFAAQFALSHACWLLTYPLAGWAGARFGLDATFLILAGIAALGLVAALRLWPANLEDDIPHQHADLPSGHPHLAAHGTTAHHHPVVIDDLHRVWPYQTRPTG; encoded by the coding sequence ATGCTCTCGGTTCTCGCCAACCCCACCTATCGGCACCTCTTCGCGGCGCAGGTGATCGCGCTGATCGGCACAGGGCTCGCCACGGTGGCACTCGGCCTGCTGGCCTGGCAGATTGCAGGCAAGAACGCTGGCCTCGTGCTGGGTACTGCGCTGGCGATCAAGATGGTGGCCTATGTCATGCTTGCCCCCATCGCCTCGGCCGTTGCAGATCGGCTGCCACGACGGACGATGCTTGTGGCGCTGGATCTGATCCGGGCGACGGTGGCAGTGGCATTACCCTTCGTGACCGAGGTCTGGCAGGTCTATGTGCTGATCTTCCTGCTTCAGGCCGCCTCGGCCGGGTTTACACCGACGTTTCAGGCCACGATCCCCGATGTTCTGCCCGAAGAGGCCGACTACACCCGAGCCCTCTCGCTTTCGCGGCTGGCCTATGATCTCGAAAACCTGCTGAGCCCGCTACTCGCGGCGGCATTGCTGACGGTGGTGAGCTTTCCCGTCCTGTTTGGCGGCACGGTGGTCGGTTTCCTTGCCTCAGCCACCCTTGTCCTGACCGTGACACTGCCCAGCCCGCGACCCGCCGCCCAGCGTAGCGTTTGGGTCCGCACGACGCGCGGCATCCGCAATTACCTTGCGACGCCGCGATTGCGCGGCCTGCTGGCGCTGAACCTGTGCGTGGCGGCGGCGGGTGCCATGGTGATCGTCAACACGGTGGTGATCGTGCAGGCCGGGCTCGGTCTAGCCGAAACGCAGGTCGCCCTTGCCCTTGCAGCTTTCGGAGCCGGGTCGATGACGGCGGCGCTGGTTCTGCCACGGCTGCTGGACCGCATGCCGGATCGACCACCGATGATCGCAGGTGCTGCAATCTTGGCGGCTGGCATGCTCTTTGGACCACTGGTCGGATCGCTGCCCGCACTTGGCGCGCTTTGGCTGATCTTGGGTTTTGGCTACAGCCTGACGCAAACACCCACCGGCCGTTTGCTGCGCAGGTCCGCGCAACCAGAGGATCGACCTGCAATTTTCGCAGCACAGTTCGCCTTGTCACATGCATGCTGGCTATTGACCTATCCACTCGCCGGATGGGCGGGCGCGAGGTTCGGGTTGGACGCCACCTTCCTGATCCTCGCGGGAATCGCGGCACTTGGCCTTGTCGCGGCACTCAGGCTTTGGCCCGCCAACCTCGAAGATGACATTCCTCACCAGCACGCGGATTTGCCGTCCGGTCATCCCCACTTGGCTGCGCACGGAACCACTGCCCATCACCACCCTGTGGTGATCGACGATCTGCACAGGGTATGGCCGTATCAAACGCGACCGACCGGTTGA
- a CDS encoding metal-sensing transcriptional repressor: MTAAHLHATHSGLIKRLKRADGHLRHVIEMLEAGKPCADIANQLLAVERAITAAKRTLIHDHIDHCLGHDSDGNMAELRALAKLL, encoded by the coding sequence ATGACAGCAGCGCATCTGCACGCAACCCACTCCGGTCTGATCAAACGGCTGAAGCGCGCCGATGGACATCTTCGGCACGTGATCGAGATGCTGGAGGCCGGAAAACCCTGCGCCGACATCGCGAACCAGTTGCTGGCGGTCGAGCGCGCCATCACGGCTGCAAAGCGCACGCTGATCCATGACCATATCGACCACTGCCTCGGGCATGACAGCGACGGCAACATGGCCGAGCTGCGCGCGCTGGCAAAGCTGCTTTAG
- a CDS encoding HupE/UreJ family protein, which produces MTLWTEAALAHAVTLGDQGYIQEINGVHIIPFLYLGAKHMVTGYDHILFLLGVIFFLYGMKQIAAYVSLFAIGHSVTMLAGVWFKFGINSYIIDAIIGFSVIYKALDNLGAYQKWFGFQPNTKIATLIFGFLHGFGLASKIIDYDISPDGLLANLIAFNVGVEIGQLLALAAILVVMSRWRVTPSFARQAYAANVLMMTAGFTLMGFQIAGYFVA; this is translated from the coding sequence ATGACCCTTTGGACTGAGGCGGCCCTTGCCCATGCCGTCACACTTGGTGATCAGGGCTATATTCAGGAAATCAACGGGGTGCATATTATCCCGTTCCTTTACCTCGGCGCCAAACACATGGTGACAGGCTATGACCACATCCTGTTTCTACTGGGCGTGATTTTCTTCCTTTACGGGATGAAACAGATCGCCGCGTATGTGAGCCTGTTTGCCATCGGACATTCGGTGACGATGCTCGCTGGCGTTTGGTTCAAATTCGGCATCAACAGCTACATCATCGACGCAATCATAGGGTTTTCGGTGATCTACAAGGCGCTCGACAATCTTGGTGCCTATCAGAAGTGGTTCGGGTTCCAGCCGAACACCAAGATCGCCACACTGATCTTCGGCTTCCTGCATGGCTTCGGGCTTGCGTCCAAGATCATCGACTACGACATCTCGCCAGACGGGCTCTTGGCGAACCTCATCGCCTTCAATGTCGGTGTCGAGATCGGTCAGCTTCTGGCGCTCGCAGCGATCCTCGTGGTGATGAGCCGATGGCGCGTCACCCCGTCCTTCGCGCGGCAGGCCTATGCCGCCAACGTCCTCATGATGACTGCCGGCTTCACCCTGATGGGGTTCCAGATCGCCGGCTACTTCGTCGCCTGA
- a CDS encoding DUF6671 family protein, protein MILPNRAALGTMHGKAVAIAPPMARLGITLEVPDGLDTDRFGTFTNETPRLGTMDDAARAKACAAIAATGLSVGIASEGAYRPHPWIPFLPIGREVLLWRNEETGQEVIERLTDEAPCYDNAIVFSTDEAATFLASIGFPQTAVIVAPGGQGAAPLAKGLQDLGSVDDAIQRALHLWGTGGAFLQTDMRAHLNPRRMETIGRLAERLAARLGTGCPVCAAPGWGLLRVETGLPCSWCDGPTLLVKTEVHGCTLCGSEKSLPRTDGACTADPGHCPTCNP, encoded by the coding sequence ATGATCCTGCCGAACCGCGCGGCCCTTGGCACGATGCATGGCAAAGCTGTGGCAATTGCGCCGCCGATGGCCCGTCTTGGGATCACATTGGAGGTGCCAGACGGGCTTGACACAGACCGGTTTGGCACTTTTACCAATGAGACTCCGCGCTTGGGCACCATGGATGATGCTGCCCGCGCCAAAGCCTGTGCCGCAATTGCAGCCACTGGCCTTTCCGTAGGTATCGCCAGCGAAGGCGCATACAGACCGCATCCGTGGATCCCCTTTTTGCCCATCGGTCGCGAGGTTCTCTTGTGGCGAAACGAGGAAACGGGGCAGGAGGTGATCGAAAGGCTGACGGACGAGGCTCCGTGCTACGATAATGCGATAGTCTTTTCGACTGACGAAGCTGCCACGTTTCTGGCGAGCATCGGTTTTCCCCAGACCGCTGTCATCGTGGCCCCCGGCGGCCAGGGCGCGGCACCTTTGGCCAAGGGTTTGCAGGACCTTGGGTCGGTTGATGATGCAATCCAACGCGCGCTGCACCTGTGGGGCACGGGCGGCGCGTTCCTTCAAACCGATATGCGCGCCCATCTGAACCCCCGAAGGATGGAGACCATCGGCCGTCTGGCCGAACGCCTTGCCGCACGGCTGGGGACAGGCTGCCCGGTCTGTGCAGCACCCGGATGGGGGCTGCTGCGTGTGGAAACGGGTTTGCCCTGTTCCTGGTGCGACGGACCAACTCTGCTCGTCAAGACCGAGGTCCACGGCTGCACGCTTTGCGGGTCAGAGAAAAGCCTGCCGCGCACTGATGGCGCCTGCACGGCTGACCCCGGCCATTGTCCCACTTGCAACCCATGA
- a CDS encoding metallophosphoesterase encodes MNPIDIIPDIHGQSAKLDAALGGLGWRRSALSWTHPDPDRQIVFLGDFIDRGPDNRAVLKTVRELVDAGKAKAIMGNHELNALHFHTTHPDDGQPLRAHSPKNIRQHRTFLD; translated from the coding sequence ATGAACCCAATTGACATCATTCCAGATATTCACGGCCAATCCGCCAAACTTGACGCTGCCCTCGGTGGGCTGGGGTGGCGGCGGAGCGCGCTCAGTTGGACCCACCCGGATCCGGATCGACAGATTGTCTTTCTGGGAGACTTCATCGATCGTGGTCCGGACAATCGGGCTGTCCTCAAGACCGTCCGCGAACTTGTCGATGCAGGCAAGGCCAAGGCGATCATGGGCAATCATGAACTCAACGCTCTGCACTTTCACACGACGCACCCTGATGATGGCCAGCCGCTTCGTGCGCATTCGCCAAAGAACATCCGACAACATCGGACGTTCCTGGACTAG
- a CDS encoding metallophosphoesterase family protein — protein MRSLPLFLEEDGFRAVHACWIDASLDRLKALTGNGVLTEEQLIRAADRNEADEIFILAEQITKGPEQRLPEGWSFTDKDGTERDQVRLQWWNAAARTWRDIAISVPSVEDLPDEDLPETLSAQTYPATARPVFFGHYWLSGDPVLQAQNALCLDYSAGKEGPLVTYELYPGEVSLSPERICMHETPS, from the coding sequence ATGCGCAGCCTGCCACTGTTTCTGGAGGAGGACGGGTTTCGCGCCGTGCACGCCTGCTGGATCGACGCCTCATTGGACCGGCTCAAGGCGCTGACCGGGAATGGCGTGTTGACCGAGGAACAGCTGATCCGAGCTGCCGATCGCAATGAGGCCGACGAGATATTCATATTGGCCGAGCAGATCACCAAGGGGCCGGAGCAGCGGCTACCGGAGGGCTGGTCGTTTACGGACAAGGACGGGACGGAGCGGGATCAAGTGCGCTTGCAATGGTGGAACGCGGCCGCACGCACCTGGCGCGACATCGCAATCTCTGTGCCATCGGTTGAGGACCTGCCTGACGAGGACCTGCCGGAGACACTTTCGGCACAGACCTATCCAGCCACTGCGCGACCGGTGTTCTTCGGGCATTACTGGCTGAGTGGCGACCCGGTCCTGCAGGCCCAGAATGCGCTTTGTCTCGACTATTCCGCGGGCAAGGAGGGCCCTCTGGTGACATACGAATTGTACCCGGGTGAGGTATCGCTCTCCCCCGAACGCATCTGTATGCATGAAACCCCGAGCTGA
- the istB gene encoding IS21-like element helper ATPase IstB — protein MPWGDVSRPRERDHDRVSRQNPGCTGRVENARALEALDHIVQRLERGEVTAIEAIDALLSEEYATRETRRIDIALRTSKLLPVKTLESFDFSFQPSLDRERIAALAQLDFVRRAEVVHFLGPPGTGKSHLATALGVAAVKAGRQVYRASLAELIDALTKAERQGELAEKIRFYTRSSLLIVDEIGYLPISRGGANLFFQLVNARYEKGAMILTSNRSFAEWGEVFGDPVVATALLDRLLHHAVVVQIEGASYRLRSHADLVPDHVRANARITPPPKRRGRPPKNEAANP, from the coding sequence ATGCCGTGGGGCGACGTCTCGCGGCCGAGGGAGCGCGATCATGACCGCGTATCTCGACAGAATCCAGGATGCACTGGTCGGGTTGAAAATGCGCGCGCGCTGGAGGCGCTGGATCATATTGTTCAGCGGCTCGAAAGGGGTGAGGTCACGGCCATCGAGGCGATCGACGCGCTGTTGAGCGAGGAATATGCGACCCGCGAGACCCGACGGATCGATATCGCTTTGCGCACATCGAAGCTGTTGCCCGTCAAAACGCTCGAGAGCTTCGACTTCAGCTTCCAGCCGTCTCTCGACCGTGAGCGTATTGCAGCACTGGCACAGCTCGACTTCGTCCGGCGCGCCGAGGTCGTTCACTTTCTCGGGCCACCGGGCACCGGGAAAAGTCATCTGGCCACCGCACTTGGCGTTGCGGCGGTGAAGGCCGGCCGTCAGGTCTACCGTGCTTCACTGGCCGAGTTGATCGATGCTCTAACCAAAGCTGAACGCCAAGGCGAGCTCGCCGAAAAGATCCGCTTCTACACGCGCTCTTCACTGCTGATCGTCGACGAAATCGGGTATTTGCCGATCAGCCGTGGCGGCGCCAATCTGTTCTTCCAACTCGTCAATGCCCGCTACGAAAAGGGTGCGATGATCTTAACCTCAAACCGTAGCTTTGCCGAATGGGGCGAAGTCTTTGGCGATCCCGTCGTCGCCACCGCGCTCCTCGACCGGCTCCTGCACCACGCTGTCGTCGTCCAGATCGAAGGGGCCAGCTACAGGCTACGCAGCCACGCGGACCTTGTCCCTGACCATGTCCGCGCAAACGCCCGCATTACACCACCACCAAAGCGGCGCGGTCGCCCACCAAAGAACGAGGCCGCCAATCCGTAA
- a CDS encoding ribbon-helix-helix domain-containing protein, with the protein MSRTTTMTVRLGGALSDFVSANVGDDGSYENVSEYIRDLIRRDKERAEQEAFDRLKGELTHAFAAPEETYQPLTAAEVIARNRA; encoded by the coding sequence ATGTCCCGAACAACCACGATGACCGTCCGCCTTGGTGGGGCCCTGAGTGACTTCGTGTCGGCCAACGTAGGCGATGACGGGTCCTATGAGAACGTCAGCGAGTACATCCGCGACCTGATCCGGCGTGACAAGGAGAGGGCAGAGCAGGAAGCCTTCGACCGGCTGAAGGGCGAGCTGACCCACGCATTCGCAGCCCCCGAGGAGACGTATCAACCGCTGACCGCAGCCGAGGTGATTGCGCGGAACAGGGCCTGA